A single genomic interval of Spirosoma linguale DSM 74 harbors:
- a CDS encoding drug resistance transporter, Bcr/CflA subfamily (TIGRFAM: drug resistance transporter, Bcr/CflA subfamily~PFAM: major facilitator superfamily MFS_1~KEGG: rme:Rmet_4752 drug resistance transporter Bcr/CflA subfamily), which translates to MSKKTYFFLILILGSLTALGPFSIDMYLPGFPAIAKDLHTTAAKVSLSLSGYFIGISLGQLLYGPLLDRFGRKPPLYAGLIVYILAAAGCALATSIDGLILMRVIQAIGSCAAAVASVAMVRDLFPVKDNAKVFSLLLLVVGASPMIAPTVGGYVTAAWGWQAVFVILMGMGVAILLAVFLWLPASYAPDRSISLKPRPILRNFWQVLKDPQFYTYAFTGAIAFSGLFAYVSGSPILFMEVFHTSGKEYGWIFAFLSVGFIGSSQINTLLLRKYKSEQVVFAALAGQVLVALVFLTVALSGLLTLPITLVFLFLFLCCIGFTNPNAAALSLAPFTRNGGSASALMGAVQMGMGTLISVIMSLFEVPSAIPMVMAMAGSSTLALLVLLTGRRRITAPVEVQSESEAALLH; encoded by the coding sequence ATGTCTAAAAAGACCTATTTCTTTCTAATCCTGATTTTAGGAAGCCTGACGGCGCTGGGGCCGTTCTCCATCGATATGTACCTGCCTGGCTTTCCCGCTATTGCCAAAGACCTGCATACCACGGCGGCCAAAGTTTCTCTATCCTTATCGGGCTATTTTATCGGTATTTCACTGGGTCAACTGCTATATGGTCCCTTGCTGGACCGATTTGGCCGTAAACCTCCTTTGTACGCCGGGCTGATTGTGTACATCCTGGCTGCGGCCGGTTGCGCGTTGGCGACCAGTATTGACGGGTTAATCCTGATGCGGGTTATACAAGCCATCGGCAGCTGTGCAGCGGCAGTGGCCTCGGTGGCTATGGTGCGGGATTTGTTTCCGGTGAAGGATAACGCCAAGGTGTTCTCACTCTTATTGCTGGTGGTAGGCGCTTCGCCCATGATCGCCCCTACTGTTGGCGGGTATGTGACCGCTGCCTGGGGATGGCAAGCCGTGTTTGTCATCCTGATGGGAATGGGAGTCGCTATTTTACTGGCTGTTTTCTTATGGCTGCCGGCCAGTTATGCGCCCGATCGATCGATCTCGCTGAAGCCCCGCCCCATTTTGCGTAACTTCTGGCAGGTGTTAAAGGACCCCCAGTTCTACACGTATGCCTTCACGGGCGCAATCGCTTTCTCGGGGCTCTTTGCCTATGTTTCAGGCTCACCGATTCTGTTTATGGAAGTGTTTCATACCAGTGGAAAAGAATATGGCTGGATCTTCGCCTTTCTTTCCGTTGGCTTCATTGGCTCCAGTCAGATTAACACCCTACTGTTGCGAAAATACAAGAGTGAGCAAGTTGTCTTTGCTGCCCTGGCTGGTCAGGTACTGGTTGCTCTGGTATTTCTCACCGTGGCGTTGAGTGGTTTGCTCACACTTCCGATCACGCTCGTCTTTCTATTTCTCTTCCTGTGTTGCATCGGTTTTACCAACCCCAATGCGGCTGCCTTATCGCTGGCTCCCTTTACCAGAAATGGCGGCAGTGCTTCAGCGTTGATGGGTGCCGTGCAAATGGGCATGGGTACGTTGATCTCGGTGATTATGAGTCTGTTCGAAGTGCCCTCAGCCATACCTATGGTGATGGCAATGGCGGGCTCGTCCACCCTTGCCCTGCTGGTGTTATTGACAGGGAGAAGGCGGATAACGGCTCCGGTTGAGGTTCAGTCCGAATCAGAGGCCGCCCTACTGCATTAG
- a CDS encoding Carboxylesterase (PFAM: Carboxylesterase type B~KEGG: asu:Asuc_2093 carboxylesterase type B) has protein sequence MRIKTTLSSLLVIFLPLLAVGQAKTEAADPIVAGKGIATVPTTSGSVRGYIHNGTFTFKGIPYAKADRFMAPTKPDSWTGVRSSMTYGPVCPMDVTTTTFDEIEFPFQHNWGYTNENCLSLNVWTPEINTSKKSRPVMVWLHGGGFTAGSSVELPSYDGENLTKKGDVVVVTVNHRLNVLGFLDLSAYGDKYKNSANAGLMDLVSALQWVQQNIAQFGGDPGNVTIFGQSGGGGKVTSLMNAPSAKGLFHKAIVQSGSYITRFAETDLTRKVSAALLDELNLKTNQIDSLQKMPYERLNAASKKAIRKVADQLKADGKSIDGLGWGPVHDGSFLPNQPNEPAAIALSKSIPLLVGSTKNEFTPFNPSTRGLTMEGAKANLQKKYGDKADTYMAAVKKAYPETVKPSDYTDIDVNFRPLTIQQANAKAIPGAAPVYMYLFTWQSPVLDGIYKSMHCMEIPFVFDNIDRCEEMTGGGKAAHTLADKMSRAWIAFARTGNPNHKGLPAWPAYTPDNGATMILDNTNQVKSHPDKELLQIATGKTM, from the coding sequence ATGCGTATTAAAACAACCCTTTCATCCCTGCTTGTTATTTTTTTACCCTTGCTGGCGGTTGGTCAGGCTAAAACCGAAGCGGCCGATCCCATTGTGGCTGGCAAAGGTATCGCTACCGTACCTACTACATCCGGTTCGGTTCGGGGGTACATTCACAACGGCACATTTACCTTCAAAGGCATTCCCTACGCCAAGGCCGACCGCTTCATGGCACCTACGAAACCCGATTCCTGGACGGGCGTTCGCTCGTCGATGACGTACGGGCCGGTTTGCCCAATGGACGTGACCACGACCACCTTCGATGAGATTGAATTCCCCTTTCAACACAATTGGGGCTATACCAACGAAAACTGCCTGAGCCTGAACGTCTGGACGCCCGAGATCAACACTAGTAAAAAAAGCCGCCCTGTTATGGTCTGGCTGCACGGGGGCGGCTTTACGGCCGGTTCATCGGTGGAGCTTCCGTCGTACGATGGCGAGAACCTGACCAAAAAAGGAGATGTGGTTGTCGTTACGGTCAATCACCGCTTAAACGTGCTGGGTTTCCTGGACTTGTCAGCTTACGGCGATAAGTATAAAAACTCTGCCAATGCGGGTCTGATGGATTTAGTATCGGCCTTGCAGTGGGTCCAGCAGAATATCGCCCAGTTCGGGGGTGACCCCGGCAACGTAACCATCTTCGGCCAGTCGGGCGGGGGCGGTAAAGTGACCAGCCTCATGAATGCCCCTTCGGCCAAAGGGCTGTTTCATAAAGCCATCGTTCAAAGCGGAAGCTACATCACCCGCTTCGCCGAAACCGACCTGACCAGAAAGGTAAGTGCGGCCCTGCTCGATGAGCTAAATTTGAAAACCAATCAGATCGATTCCCTGCAAAAAATGCCATACGAACGGCTGAATGCGGCCAGCAAAAAAGCGATTCGTAAAGTAGCCGACCAGTTGAAAGCCGACGGAAAATCAATCGACGGACTGGGCTGGGGACCGGTTCATGATGGAAGCTTTTTGCCGAATCAACCCAACGAACCAGCTGCAATAGCCCTCTCGAAGTCAATTCCGCTGCTCGTAGGATCGACCAAGAATGAGTTCACCCCCTTCAATCCGAGCACCCGTGGCCTGACGATGGAAGGGGCGAAAGCCAATCTCCAGAAAAAGTACGGCGACAAAGCCGATACGTACATGGCAGCGGTCAAAAAGGCGTACCCGGAAACGGTCAAACCGTCTGATTACACGGATATCGACGTCAACTTTCGGCCGCTAACAATTCAACAGGCCAATGCGAAAGCCATTCCGGGGGCTGCTCCTGTGTATATGTATCTGTTTACCTGGCAGTCGCCCGTGCTGGATGGTATCTACAAATCCATGCACTGTATGGAAATCCCTTTTGTGTTCGATAATATCGACCGCTGTGAAGAAATGACGGGGGGTGGCAAAGCCGCGCATACGCTGGCCGACAAGATGAGCCGTGCCTGGATTGCGTTTGCCAGAACGGGCAACCCAAACCATAAAGGCTTGCCAGCCTGGCCGGCCTACACGCCTGATAATGGGGCGACCATGATTCTCGACAATACAAACCAGGTGAAAAGCCATCCGGATAAAGAGCTGCTACAGATCGCTACGGGCAAAACGATGTAA
- a CDS encoding conserved hypothetical protein (KEGG: mxa:MXAN_6226 hypothetical protein), with protein MYTTLLFLHSLVRWLVLASLLYAIGRAYRGYTGQLAFSSTDNLVRHWTATLTHIQLTIGFTLYFISPVIEAFRQQGIQTGGQATFFGVIHIGLMLLAVVLISIGSSITKRQPADRAKFRTMLIWFSVGLLIIFLAIPWPFSPLANRPYFRLF; from the coding sequence ATGTATACAACTTTACTCTTTTTGCATTCGCTGGTACGCTGGCTGGTCCTGGCCAGTTTGCTCTACGCCATCGGGCGGGCTTATCGCGGTTACACAGGTCAACTGGCCTTTTCCTCGACTGATAACCTGGTACGGCACTGGACGGCTACCCTTACGCATATTCAGCTGACAATCGGGTTTACGCTTTACTTCATCAGTCCCGTTATCGAGGCTTTTCGGCAGCAGGGCATCCAGACTGGCGGGCAAGCAACGTTCTTCGGAGTCATTCACATCGGCCTTATGCTGCTGGCCGTCGTTCTGATTAGCATAGGCTCGTCGATAACGAAACGTCAACCGGCCGATCGAGCCAAATTTCGCACCATGCTTATCTGGTTTTCAGTGGGCTTACTAATCATCTTTCTAGCCATTCCCTGGCCCTTTTCACCACTCGCTAACCGGCCTTATTTCCGACTGTTCTGA
- a CDS encoding aldo/keto reductase (PFAM: aldo/keto reductase~KEGG: rpc:RPC_0451 aldo/keto reductase), whose product MKNVTKFQLGQNGPLVSKLGLGCMRMSSIWGGDTPDEAESIATIHEALDRGINFLNTGDFYGAGHNELLIGKAIKARRQDAFISVKFGAIFHNGQHIGMDLRPIAIKNFINYSLTRLGIETIDLYQPSRIDNSVPLEDIIGTVADLIQEGKVRYIGVSEITADQLRQANGVYPISALEIGYSLADRQIERDLLPAARELGIGIVAFANTAEGLLTGELKAPLAPNDYRTHFSRFQGDNLLYNLEKVDILKQVARSKGCTPTQVAIAWVKEQGDQIMPLVSMSRRSRLPENMAAMDILFTPEEMNTLNTTFTIGALHGGTYLQR is encoded by the coding sequence ATGAAAAACGTCACAAAATTTCAATTGGGGCAAAACGGCCCGCTCGTTTCCAAACTTGGTTTAGGCTGTATGCGTATGTCCTCGATTTGGGGCGGAGATACGCCTGATGAAGCGGAAAGCATAGCTACGATCCATGAAGCCCTGGACAGGGGTATTAATTTTTTGAACACCGGCGACTTTTACGGGGCTGGTCATAACGAACTGCTGATCGGCAAAGCGATTAAAGCAAGGCGTCAGGATGCCTTCATCAGCGTAAAATTCGGGGCTATCTTTCACAACGGTCAGCACATAGGTATGGATTTGCGTCCTATCGCGATCAAGAATTTCATTAACTACTCCCTAACCCGTTTAGGTATCGAAACCATTGACCTCTACCAGCCTAGCCGAATCGATAACAGCGTACCTCTGGAAGACATCATTGGAACGGTTGCCGACCTGATTCAGGAAGGTAAAGTGCGGTACATTGGCGTTTCGGAAATTACGGCTGACCAACTTCGCCAGGCCAACGGTGTTTACCCCATCAGCGCACTGGAGATCGGCTATTCACTGGCCGACCGCCAGATCGAACGCGATCTGCTGCCTGCCGCCAGGGAGTTAGGCATTGGCATAGTGGCCTTCGCCAATACGGCAGAGGGCTTATTGACCGGTGAACTTAAGGCACCGCTTGCACCAAACGATTACCGTACCCATTTCTCCCGCTTTCAAGGTGATAACCTACTTTATAATCTGGAAAAAGTCGACATCTTAAAACAAGTAGCTCGTAGCAAAGGCTGTACGCCAACTCAGGTGGCGATTGCCTGGGTAAAGGAGCAGGGCGATCAGATCATGCCTTTAGTTAGCATGAGTCGTCGGTCGCGCTTGCCCGAAAACATGGCGGCAATGGACATTTTATTCACACCGGAAGAGATGAACACCTTAAACACTACTTTTACCATAGGTGCCCTACATGGCGGCACGTACCTACAACGTTAA
- a CDS encoding putative esterase (PFAM: putative esterase~KEGG: bpy:Bphyt_5901 putative esterase) yields the protein MYILKQSRYLIRQLLLFFSFLLTFPLQAAKVDSLDVPSAMMNKNLRAVVVLPDSYATAGKNKTTYPVLYLLHGGFGHFNDWITKTPDKTLIHRLADQYNLIIVMPEGEVFSYYLDSPVIKDSQFETYLTKEVIDKIDKTYRTIRTPKGRVITGLSMGGYGALYLATRHPDLYCAAGSMSGALNLDMNAWKLPPDATKGIKAEFEKILGPFSQSPDGWAAYSVVGMADKMKTNGLKLVIDCGVDDFLIEPNRELHRRLVFNQTPHDYSERPGGHSWEFWQNALPYQVLFFSKVLNEN from the coding sequence ATGTATATATTGAAACAGTCCAGGTACCTAATCCGACAGCTACTACTTTTCTTTAGTTTTCTGCTCACCTTTCCCCTCCAGGCGGCTAAAGTCGATTCGCTGGATGTACCCAGCGCGATGATGAACAAGAACCTGCGGGCGGTGGTCGTTTTACCCGATTCCTATGCAACTGCGGGGAAAAACAAAACGACCTACCCAGTGCTCTATCTGCTCCACGGCGGGTTTGGCCACTTCAACGACTGGATTACCAAAACGCCCGACAAAACCCTGATTCACCGGCTCGCCGACCAGTATAACCTTATCATTGTCATGCCGGAAGGGGAAGTATTTAGTTATTACCTGGATAGCCCCGTTATCAAGGATAGCCAGTTTGAAACCTACCTGACAAAAGAAGTCATCGACAAGATTGACAAGACCTACCGCACCATCCGCACGCCCAAAGGCCGGGTTATCACGGGCCTGTCGATGGGGGGCTACGGCGCATTGTACCTGGCGACACGGCATCCCGATCTGTATTGTGCGGCTGGCAGCATGAGTGGGGCACTGAATCTGGACATGAACGCCTGGAAGCTCCCGCCCGATGCCACCAAAGGCATTAAAGCCGAATTTGAAAAAATCCTGGGACCATTCAGCCAGTCGCCCGACGGCTGGGCTGCCTATTCGGTAGTAGGCATGGCCGACAAGATGAAAACGAACGGACTGAAACTGGTCATCGACTGTGGTGTGGATGATTTTCTGATCGAGCCCAACCGGGAGTTACACCGTCGGCTGGTGTTCAACCAGACACCCCACGATTACAGCGAACGGCCCGGCGGTCATAGCTGGGAGTTCTGGCAGAACGCCCTCCCCTATCAGGTACTGTTTTTCAGCAAAGTGCTGAATGAAAACTGA
- a CDS encoding transcriptional regulator, AraC family (PFAM: helix-turn-helix- domain containing protein AraC type~SMART: Helix-turn-helix, AraC domain~KEGG: vpa:VP1699 transcriptional regulator ExsA) has translation MTSPAEILPGVIFYSYHSAERREKVCLWNHHTLILQVSGQFILETSRQTISMSGGDMLLISRNQLGTLTKTPPPGGYYETIVISLQEDLLRRIVLEEKLQADRKYIGPPNVLIPTNEFLQGYFQSIVPYARSSGASLTDEMGILKLKEGVKLLLFAMPELVNLLFDFSVPYKIDLEKFMLSNFHYNVPIEKFAQLTGRSLAAFKRDFLKTFGAPPRHWLQDKRLSEARHLIETKHQKPSAIYLELGFESISHFSSSFKKKFGMAPTALTSGQSST, from the coding sequence ATGACCAGTCCTGCTGAAATTCTGCCCGGTGTGATCTTCTATTCATATCACTCTGCTGAGCGGAGAGAGAAAGTATGTTTATGGAACCATCATACCTTGATCCTGCAGGTTTCAGGCCAGTTTATCCTGGAAACCTCCCGGCAAACTATTTCGATGAGCGGAGGAGACATGCTTTTGATCAGCAGAAATCAGCTGGGTACACTCACCAAAACACCGCCACCCGGAGGGTATTACGAAACAATTGTCATATCGTTACAGGAAGACCTGTTACGCAGGATTGTGTTAGAAGAAAAGCTTCAGGCGGACCGAAAATATATCGGTCCGCCCAATGTCTTAATTCCTACGAATGAATTCCTGCAGGGGTATTTTCAATCGATTGTCCCCTACGCCCGCAGCTCGGGAGCGAGCCTGACCGACGAGATGGGCATTCTGAAACTGAAGGAAGGGGTTAAACTCCTCTTGTTTGCCATGCCTGAACTTGTCAACCTGCTATTCGACTTTTCCGTCCCTTACAAGATCGACCTGGAAAAGTTCATGCTTAGTAACTTTCATTACAATGTTCCTATTGAAAAATTCGCACAGCTCACCGGCCGCAGCCTGGCCGCTTTCAAACGCGATTTCCTGAAAACATTCGGTGCTCCGCCCCGTCACTGGCTGCAGGACAAACGGCTGAGCGAAGCCAGACACCTCATCGAGACTAAACATCAAAAACCCTCCGCGATTTACCTTGAGCTAGGGTTTGAAAGTATTTCTCACTTCTCCAGTTCATTCAAGAAGAAGTTTGGCATGGCACCAACTGCCCTGACCTCCGGCCAATCGTCAACGTAA
- a CDS encoding conserved hypothetical protein (KEGG: scl:sce8829 hypothetical protein) gives MKKLLTTKVGRLRLIGLLEGLSLLILLGIAVPLKYAYADPSLVKAVGPVHGLLFLLFVLNTLQVGVEQRWRFATTTWKVLLACLVPFGTFYIDRKILSRLPSQ, from the coding sequence ATGAAAAAGCTATTGACAACCAAAGTCGGTCGACTCCGACTGATTGGCCTGCTGGAGGGCCTTTCCTTACTGATCTTACTGGGAATCGCGGTCCCACTCAAATATGCCTACGCCGATCCGTCGTTAGTCAAGGCTGTTGGCCCGGTACACGGCCTGCTGTTTCTGCTGTTTGTCCTAAACACGCTTCAGGTGGGCGTCGAGCAACGCTGGCGATTTGCCACCACCACCTGGAAAGTACTGCTGGCGTGCCTTGTCCCCTTCGGCACATTTTACATCGATCGCAAAATTCTGAGTCGGCTCCCATCCCAATAA
- a CDS encoding transcriptional regulator, TetR family (PFAM: regulatory protein TetR~KEGG: afr:AFE_2209 transcriptional regulator, TetR family) — MFVEIYWPMSKAAATRQLILLKAFDLIYRNGFQATSIDTIIATTQVTKGAFFYHFKNKEEMGVALINEVIKPTMEENFVRRLSKSNHPADDIYALMKYLLQTSPDFQVQYGCPVVNLVNEVAPGSDSLNRALHGVLSQCLQAVRNSVQHGQALGQIRKDVNAGEVAEVIMMGYSGIRNMGKLLGAVCYQTYLKELRRYLQQLG; from the coding sequence ATGTTTGTAGAAATTTATTGGCCTATGTCTAAAGCGGCTGCAACGCGGCAACTAATTCTGCTCAAAGCATTCGACCTGATCTACCGGAATGGGTTTCAGGCCACCAGCATTGACACAATTATCGCCACTACGCAGGTGACGAAGGGTGCTTTTTTTTACCACTTCAAAAATAAGGAAGAGATGGGGGTAGCGCTGATTAACGAAGTGATCAAGCCGACGATGGAAGAAAACTTTGTCAGACGATTATCTAAGTCAAATCACCCCGCCGACGATATCTACGCTCTGATGAAATATCTGCTCCAGACTTCTCCCGACTTTCAGGTGCAATACGGTTGCCCGGTGGTTAACCTGGTCAATGAAGTAGCCCCTGGCAGCGATTCGCTTAACAGAGCACTACATGGCGTTTTGAGCCAGTGTCTGCAAGCGGTGCGAAATAGTGTACAGCACGGACAGGCATTGGGGCAGATTCGGAAAGACGTGAATGCAGGTGAGGTAGCTGAAGTTATCATGATGGGCTACAGCGGCATTCGAAACATGGGCAAATTGTTGGGTGCCGTGTGCTACCAGACGTACCTCAAGGAATTGAGACGCTATCTACAGCAGTTAGGGTAA